A single Ammospiza caudacuta isolate bAmmCau1 chromosome 6, bAmmCau1.pri, whole genome shotgun sequence DNA region contains:
- the SLC25A29 gene encoding mitochondrial basic amino acids transporter isoform X2, producing MALDFLAGCVGGAAGVLVGHPFDTVKAFGLYKGIGSPMMGLTFINALVFGVQGNTLRALGKDTPLNQFIAGSAAGAIQCVICCPMELAKTRMQLQGTGEYKLKTKNYKNSLDCLIKIYQKEGLRGINRGMVSTFIRETPSFGFYFLTYDCMTRYLGCEAEDSYVIPKLLFSGGMSGIVSWLSTYPMDVIKSRLQADGVGGVTQYSGILDCIRKSYHEEGWRVFTRGLTSTLLRAFPVNAATFATVTVFLMYMKSEDNLPECEPAPVIPQPSSL from the exons ATGGCTCTGGATTTTCTGGCGGGATGCGTCGGCG gtgctgctggtgtgCTGGTGGGACACCCCTTTGACACTGTTAAG GCTTTTGGACTCTATAAAGGTATTGGGTCACCAATGATGGGACTGACGTTCATTAACGCTCTGGTGTTCGGTGTGCAAGGAAACACCCTCCGTGCTCTGGGCAAAGACACTCCTCTGAACCAGTTCATtgcaggctcagcagcaggggcCATCCAGTGTGTCATCTGCTGCCCCATGGAGCTGGCCAAGACAAGGATGCAGCTTCAAGGAACGGGAGAATACAAACTGAAAACGAAGAACTACAAAAATTCTCTGGACTGTTTGATCAAAATCTACCAGAAGGAAGGGCTGAGGGGCATCAACAGGGGCATGGTCTCTACCTTCATCCGAGAAACTCCAAGCTTTGGCTTTTACTTCCTCACCTATGACTGCATGACTCGGTACCTGGGCTGTGAGGCCGAGGACAGCTATGTTATCCCCaagctgctgttttctgggGGGATGTCAGGAATCGTGTCCTGGCTCTCCACGTACCCCATGGACGTGATCAAGTCGCGGCTGCAGGCCGACGGCGTTGGGGGCGTCACGCAGTACAGCGGCATCCTGGACTGCATCCGCAAGAGCTACCACGAGGAGGGCTGGAGGGTGTTCACCAGGGGCCTCACCTCCACGCTGCTCCGGGCTTTCCCCGTCAATGCAGCCACCTttgccactgtcactgtgttCCTGATGTACATGAAGTCAGAGGACAACCTTCCTGAATGTGAGCCGGCTCCGGTGATCCCTCAGCCTTCCAGTCTGTGA
- the SLC25A29 gene encoding mitochondrial basic amino acids transporter isoform X1, which translates to MALDFLAGCVGGAAGVLVGHPFDTVKVRLQVQNVEKPLYRGTFHCFQSIIKQESAFGLYKGIGSPMMGLTFINALVFGVQGNTLRALGKDTPLNQFIAGSAAGAIQCVICCPMELAKTRMQLQGTGEYKLKTKNYKNSLDCLIKIYQKEGLRGINRGMVSTFIRETPSFGFYFLTYDCMTRYLGCEAEDSYVIPKLLFSGGMSGIVSWLSTYPMDVIKSRLQADGVGGVTQYSGILDCIRKSYHEEGWRVFTRGLTSTLLRAFPVNAATFATVTVFLMYMKSEDNLPECEPAPVIPQPSSL; encoded by the exons ATGGCTCTGGATTTTCTGGCGGGATGCGTCGGCG gtgctgctggtgtgCTGGTGGGACACCCCTTTGACACTGTTAAG GTCCGTCTGCAAGTTCAAAATGTAGAGAAACCTCTCTACCGTGGGACTTTCCATTGCTTTCAGTCCATCATAAAGCAAGAATCT GCTTTTGGACTCTATAAAGGTATTGGGTCACCAATGATGGGACTGACGTTCATTAACGCTCTGGTGTTCGGTGTGCAAGGAAACACCCTCCGTGCTCTGGGCAAAGACACTCCTCTGAACCAGTTCATtgcaggctcagcagcaggggcCATCCAGTGTGTCATCTGCTGCCCCATGGAGCTGGCCAAGACAAGGATGCAGCTTCAAGGAACGGGAGAATACAAACTGAAAACGAAGAACTACAAAAATTCTCTGGACTGTTTGATCAAAATCTACCAGAAGGAAGGGCTGAGGGGCATCAACAGGGGCATGGTCTCTACCTTCATCCGAGAAACTCCAAGCTTTGGCTTTTACTTCCTCACCTATGACTGCATGACTCGGTACCTGGGCTGTGAGGCCGAGGACAGCTATGTTATCCCCaagctgctgttttctgggGGGATGTCAGGAATCGTGTCCTGGCTCTCCACGTACCCCATGGACGTGATCAAGTCGCGGCTGCAGGCCGACGGCGTTGGGGGCGTCACGCAGTACAGCGGCATCCTGGACTGCATCCGCAAGAGCTACCACGAGGAGGGCTGGAGGGTGTTCACCAGGGGCCTCACCTCCACGCTGCTCCGGGCTTTCCCCGTCAATGCAGCCACCTttgccactgtcactgtgttCCTGATGTACATGAAGTCAGAGGACAACCTTCCTGAATGTGAGCCGGCTCCGGTGATCCCTCAGCCTTCCAGTCTGTGA
- the SLC25A29 gene encoding mitochondrial basic amino acids transporter isoform X3, translating into MMGLTFINALVFGVQGNTLRALGKDTPLNQFIAGSAAGAIQCVICCPMELAKTRMQLQGTGEYKLKTKNYKNSLDCLIKIYQKEGLRGINRGMVSTFIRETPSFGFYFLTYDCMTRYLGCEAEDSYVIPKLLFSGGMSGIVSWLSTYPMDVIKSRLQADGVGGVTQYSGILDCIRKSYHEEGWRVFTRGLTSTLLRAFPVNAATFATVTVFLMYMKSEDNLPECEPAPVIPQPSSL; encoded by the coding sequence ATGATGGGACTGACGTTCATTAACGCTCTGGTGTTCGGTGTGCAAGGAAACACCCTCCGTGCTCTGGGCAAAGACACTCCTCTGAACCAGTTCATtgcaggctcagcagcaggggcCATCCAGTGTGTCATCTGCTGCCCCATGGAGCTGGCCAAGACAAGGATGCAGCTTCAAGGAACGGGAGAATACAAACTGAAAACGAAGAACTACAAAAATTCTCTGGACTGTTTGATCAAAATCTACCAGAAGGAAGGGCTGAGGGGCATCAACAGGGGCATGGTCTCTACCTTCATCCGAGAAACTCCAAGCTTTGGCTTTTACTTCCTCACCTATGACTGCATGACTCGGTACCTGGGCTGTGAGGCCGAGGACAGCTATGTTATCCCCaagctgctgttttctgggGGGATGTCAGGAATCGTGTCCTGGCTCTCCACGTACCCCATGGACGTGATCAAGTCGCGGCTGCAGGCCGACGGCGTTGGGGGCGTCACGCAGTACAGCGGCATCCTGGACTGCATCCGCAAGAGCTACCACGAGGAGGGCTGGAGGGTGTTCACCAGGGGCCTCACCTCCACGCTGCTCCGGGCTTTCCCCGTCAATGCAGCCACCTttgccactgtcactgtgttCCTGATGTACATGAAGTCAGAGGACAACCTTCCTGAATGTGAGCCGGCTCCGGTGATCCCTCAGCCTTCCAGTCTGTGA